The Leishmania infantum JPCM5 genome chromosome 28 sequence cgccttctttttcgtgcTCAGCGCGGCAcacctgctgctgagcaTCGTTCTCACCATGTCTGGGCGGCCGGAGACGGCAAAGACGATTACGGGCTACGAAGGCAGCGTGGCGTGCATCGTGATGCTGAGCGCCCCCCTTCTGGCGTTCAAACACATCGTCGTCACGAAGAACGCCGAGGTTCTCGCTCCAGTCATGGTCGGATGTGCCTTTTTCAACACGCTCTTCTGGCTCGTCGCGGGCCTCATGACCAACGACATGTTCATCGCCGTCCCAAACTTCCTGTGCTTCcttgcgtgctgcgcgcagGTGGTGCTCTTGGTGATGTACGGGAGgaggccggcggcgccgacggagaTTAATGAGGCCATCGCACCCACGCCGTTTGGCTAGCGGCCGGCAAGACAAACCCGCGCACGTGGTGTTCCTTTCATGTTCTAGGGCAGGTGTGTGGTGCTCTGGTTTGTTGTCCCTCTGTCTGACCGTCGCCCTGCGCACACCGGACTGTGCGTGTCTTCCGGGCTTTACCGTCCCGCTCCCAAACGTGCGGACGCGCCACTAGCAAAGCACCGAACACTGCGAAGGAAAGCGGTGCACCACCGTCGCTCACCTCAACAACTCGCTCGCAAGGCGCACCGGCGGCCCTCCCGcccccatccccccccccaaaccCCGCGCATATGGCGGGCCGGGGGCCCTCTCTGCGCTTCGTCTGCCCTAATCCcggccccccccctcgcgcCACCGACGGCTGTTCCCCATGAGGCTGCGCTACGGCCTGGCCGGTGCAGGGGCTGGtgccggggggggggaggcgtgGGTTggtggggggtggaggaggggttGGCTGGGTCGGCGGGGAGGGGCTGGGGGGGGGTCATGGTCTGCCCGCTTGGTGGGGCGGCCGCGGGGCGATCTGCCGCGGGGGCCGGCAAGCCCCCGCGCTCTGCCGTGTTGCTCTTCCGCCTTCAGAATCAGTGCCGTGCACCACACACTTACTCCCACTcacacggccgccgccgttcaCCGTTACTTTCGTCTTCGCTACAACCCGACAAGGCACTCCACCTCTGCGCCGCACTCGCAGAGCATCCAGTGATACGACTGCGCGTCCGGCGGCTGGTTGAGGGCGCCGATTTGGCGGATCAGGTGCTGAGCGATGCACGCGCCGGCAATCGTGTCGCTAACGCAGTCTGCCGAgccggcgccgtgcgcaCAGGTCTGCAGTACTTCCTGCACATCGGCGGCCGTCAGCTGCTGGAGTTGCAACCGGCTCACCACCTCGTATgccttcgcggcggcagcggcgaacCCAAGCGACACGGCTTCTGTACGCACGTGCAGCGCCAAAACGGCTCTCTGGTAGCCGCGCGGCTTCTCTGCCAAAAGACTCGGTTCTGCCACGAGGCAACGCCACTGCTCCGCCAACGAgtgcgccggcagccgccgaTAGAGGAAGAGCGCCAGAACAGTGGGCCCGCACGTGGCATGCAGTGCGACGATGTCAGCGCACGGCAAAGCAGCTTGCACATGCGGTACGGCGTCCTCTTCAGTGATCACGGCAGCCATCGTCACCCGTGTTCCCGAAGAGTCATCCAGTTTGGTGACTGCGTCGTACACCGAAACGTGTGGGTTCAGTcgctgcagtgcgccgagcgcgcgagcgccgcgcgtGCCTCCCGCCTCGCCCTGCATCAAGTAGTTGGTGCACACGTCGGCATCTGTGACAAGGCCTTCATCGGCGACGGCCACCGCGCGCACCCCTGCCAGGACCAAATTCTTTGCTgcctccgcagcggcaccggcaacaccgtgcagcgcgacgcTTGTGtgcatcagctgctgctgggtcgATTTGCCCCATAGCCGAATTTGGCGGTCATaccgcaccgcctctgcctccctcaTGACAGTAGCGAGGgtcggcggagggggagggtccGAGGCTGAAGAAGGAAGATAGGCAGGTCCGCACAGGGGCAGCGCCTACAACAGCTGTGCGTCCGATGCGTGACGCGTGGCAGCCGACCAGCGTGAAAGCGCCGCAAAAAGGAGGGAAAATGTGCCAGGGGCGGACAACATAAGAGATGCAAGGAAAAGAAGTGGCGCGCCCAAAGAGACGAGAAACATGGCGGGCGTcacggcgtgcgtgcgcgcttcgCTCCACGAGTGCCTCGGCCACTGCGCCGAAAGGGTGGCACAATGTGAGGCGACGTGGAAAGAGCGGTCTATCTGCCATCGCACATAATTGCGATCTTAATTGATCCATTCGTCTTgctgcgtctcctcctcacgTCCACACACTTCGGGCTAATGAGCAGCCGACAAAGTTTTTCGTCCTGTACGTGTCCGCTCTCTGCCGTACGACATGAGCCCAGCTTCTCTCCACCCGGCACccgccggcgcgcaggccgcctcacagccggcCCGttatgccggccgccacccctgcGGTGCACCCCTCGCGGGGCGACACCCCGGCCCCCCCCCGCAGTGGGCGGTGTGAGGGTTGGGTGGGATTCGCTCGACTCCCGCTGGCGCTTTGCCCATCGATGTGGGCGGCACAGACGTGttcacggtcgcaggtcgcaCCGACACCGCCCCACTCCGGgacctggccgccggcgtcagcagcgacgcatcGCTCTGGCGCCTCCGACACATCATGAGGGCGCGTTTGAgcttgccaccaccagaagtggcctcgcattggcagggatagcGAAGAGGGTGGGCGGTGGGGGGCTGCTTCGCTCCtccgcacacagagagagagagagagcgagcgccccccccctgtgtcctgagatgccacgctgAAGTggctcctccccacccccgcacGTCATGAGGGCGGACGAtgaacaagaaaaaagaggagcgTTGCGAGACGTTTTTCCTTCACAAGTCGTAAGCGTCGCCTGCCAACATGTCCTTCACCCATGTGCACGAACGCGGACAGAGGCCGTACTGGGCATCCGCGAGATCGTGTCTGCCGCCTAGCAGTTCCTCCCACTGCTCCGCTT is a genomic window containing:
- a CDS encoding putative ubiquitin activating enzyme; the encoded protein is MREAEAVRYDRQIRLWGKSTQQQLMHTSVALHGVAGAAAEAAKNLVLAGVRAVAVADEGLVTDADVCTNYLMQGEAGGTRGARALGALQRLNPHVSVYDAVTKLDDSSGTRVTMAAVITEEDAVPHVQAALPCADIVALHATCGPTVLALFLYRRLPAHSLAEQWRCLVAEPSLLAEKPRGYQRAVLALHVRTEAVSLGFAAAAAKAYEVVSRLQLQQLTAADVQEVLQTCAHGAGSADCVSDTIAGACIAQHLIRQIGALNQPPDAQSYHWMLCECGAEVECLVGL